The sequence CTGGACATTATAGCTTATGCCTTGATGGACTGGCACGTGCATCTCTTTGTGCATGATAATCATGAAGAAATTTCACGTTTCATGAACAGTCTGCATGGCGAGTACGCGCAATATTTCAACAAGACCATCAAACGGGTTGGGCATGTTTTTGGCGAGCGATACAACAATAAAATCGTACAGGCTAATCCATATGGTTTATGGTTATCAAGATATATTCACCGCCAAGCGGTAGCGGCCCGGCTTGTGAAAGATCCTAAAAATTACCCTTGGACAAGCTATCGGGCTTACATCGGTTTACAGCCTTTGAATTTTCTGCAGCCAGGCGTAATCTGGGAGCAGTTCGGAAGTACTAAGGATAGGAAAAGCAAGGTTTTGATCTTTCGACGATATGCAGATTTTATCATAGACGGTGATGACGGACCGGTTGATTGGGGTAAAAAAACAACGCCGATAATTGGTGATCATACTTTTATTAAACGAATTGCCACTCGTATTGATAAAGAGACGGAAATGGGTACCTCTGCAAAACCGTCGTTTAAGGGCGACCTACAGGATTTGCTTAAGGCAATCAGCGCGCAGTATGATATCGACATGAAACGCCTGGTCAATCCGACCAATAAAGATGATCGGCAATTACGCAGACAGGTTTATGATATCCTGATCAATGAATATCATTTATCATTACGGACCATCGGGCGGCTGTTCCATATCTCAGCACCAGCCGTCTACAAAGCAGTCGGTAAACAATCATTCACGTAATATAAGAGAACTCAATATGGTTAACGGTTAACGCCTGCCCCTAATTTTGGTGTTTTTTTTCGCTCAATTCGGGAATAAAAAGACACTCCTCAATGTATATAAAGTAGCAGGGCCTCAAAGGGCTAGCTGAAAGGAAGGGCAATCATGAATAACATAACTCACCAAATAGCCCTACCCTCCTTGGGCGGGCGCAGCCCGATACTGCGCTTCTATCAGGTTAATCTTCGGCTCGCTTATTACCTCACGAACTTCGCGTTGCTGGTTCTGATACTGGGGATCTTCGGCTACGTCAAATACCAGGAATGGCGCCTTGATGAGCTGAAAAGAATAACCGGTAAGGACAATGGCCCGATCGTCATTGAAATACCGTACTATAAATTAGATCCACCACGGTCAATTCTACCTGATGATAATATCAACGCCCTGGTTCCCAAATCCCCAGCGCCCGTAGTCCGGGGT comes from bacterium and encodes:
- a CDS encoding transposase, whose translation is MAKRPRLKGRGVYHHIYAWSNDRHLIFTNDDHYQKYLNLLARYSVHYDLDIIAYALMDWHVHLFVHDNHEEISRFMNSLHGEYAQYFNKTIKRVGHVFGERYNNKIVQANPYGLWLSRYIHRQAVAARLVKDPKNYPWTSYRAYIGLQPLNFLQPGVIWEQFGSTKDRKSKVLIFRRYADFIIDGDDGPVDWGKKTTPIIGDHTFIKRIATRIDKETEMGTSAKPSFKGDLQDLLKAISAQYDIDMKRLVNPTNKDDRQLRRQVYDILINEYHLSLRTIGRLFHISAPAVYKAVGKQSFT